A genomic region of Raphanus sativus cultivar WK10039 chromosome 6, ASM80110v3, whole genome shotgun sequence contains the following coding sequences:
- the LOC130496671 gene encoding uncharacterized protein LOC130496671 produces the protein MRNHVNVHFKFKDRMFDINLKGSSMEEITLSMIKERIYKKLGLDETKEKLELSYIPMVVGYEIRSNIIDDEDLFIYLTCMDKEKRRSLLVVETFDMNYEELRSLEDEIGPNAITLYVEEKQGNNEVTEGEKDDATTQDDCMETDTGIENDTGMETDTGMETDTRMETGTAAETDTGAETDTAAKTGTAAETDTVVPTAEKYFEQPPTIESKNI, from the coding sequence ATGAGAAATCACGTCAACGTACATTTTAAGTTCAAAGACCGGATGTTCGATATAAATTTGAAGGGTTCATCAATGGAGGAAATTACTTTGTCAATGATAAAAGAGAGGATCTATAAGAAGCTTGGGTTAGATGAAACAAAGGAAAAACTGGAATTAAGCTACATTCCAATGGTGGTAGGATATGAGATACGTTCCAATATTATTGACGATGAGGATCTTTTTATTTACCTAACGTGCATGGATAAAGAGAAGCGAAGGAGTCTTTTGGTTGTAGAGACTTTTGATATGAACTACGAAGAGTTACGGTCATTGGAGGATGAAATAGGACCTAATGCCATAACGTTGTACGTAGAAGAGAAGCAGGGAAATAACGAGGTGACAGAGGGTGAGAAAGACGATGCTACAACACAAGATGATTGTATGGAGACGGATACTGGTATAGAGAATGATACTGGTATGGAGACTGATACCGGAATGGAGACTGATACCAGAATGGAGACTGGTACCGCTGCGGAGACTGATACCGGTGCGGAGACTGATACCGCTGCGAAGACTGGTACCGCTGCGGAGACTGATACAGTTGTTCCAACTgctgaaaaatattttgaacaacCACCTACTATagaatcaaaaaatatatag